Proteins from a genomic interval of Gordonia sp. SL306:
- a CDS encoding NUDIX hydrolase has product MSKTTKTVWAAGGVLWRPTRDGQVEVALVHRPDYDDWTLPKGKIDAGETLIATAAREIREETGQQARLGRHLRDVGYVLPNGNRKRVRYWAARALGGEFEPSHEVDELRWLDMATATEKLSYRLDRAILTEFDRLPTDVHTLLLVRHARAGRRSRYKGDDRLRPLDRTGRHEARQLAGLLETFGAERLHAADRVRCEQTLAPLAHDLGVVTVPEPALSEEAYLADPQRAHQRIREIAWDTSAIHAVCSQGKVIPPMMRWWSDQDGITLPPKRNRKASVWVLSIHQGQLLAADHIDSPLAHTDIDVES; this is encoded by the coding sequence ATGTCGAAGACAACGAAGACGGTCTGGGCTGCCGGCGGCGTCCTGTGGCGCCCGACTCGCGACGGGCAGGTCGAGGTCGCACTGGTCCACCGACCCGACTATGACGACTGGACCCTGCCCAAGGGAAAGATCGACGCGGGCGAGACCTTGATCGCGACCGCTGCGCGCGAGATCCGCGAGGAGACAGGACAGCAGGCCCGGCTGGGGCGGCACCTGCGCGACGTCGGATATGTGCTGCCGAACGGCAACCGCAAGCGCGTGCGGTACTGGGCAGCACGGGCCCTCGGCGGCGAGTTCGAACCCAGCCACGAGGTGGACGAACTCCGCTGGCTCGACATGGCCACCGCCACCGAAAAATTGAGCTATCGACTGGATCGGGCGATTCTCACCGAGTTCGACAGACTCCCCACCGACGTCCACACGCTGCTGCTCGTCCGCCACGCGCGGGCCGGGCGGAGGTCGCGCTACAAGGGCGACGACCGGCTGCGGCCACTGGATCGCACGGGCCGCCACGAGGCCCGCCAACTGGCCGGCTTGCTCGAGACCTTCGGGGCCGAGCGACTACACGCGGCCGATCGGGTCCGATGCGAGCAGACCCTCGCACCGCTGGCGCACGATCTCGGGGTCGTGACGGTCCCCGAACCCGCGCTGTCCGAAGAGGCCTACCTGGCCGACCCGCAGCGGGCACACCAACGCATCCGTGAGATCGCCTGGGACACCTCGGCCATCCACGCGGTCTGCAGTCAGGGCAAGGTCATCCCGCCGATGATGCGATGGTGGTCCGATCAGGATGGCATCACCCTGCCGCCCAAACGCAATCGCAAGGCCAGTGTCTGGGTGCTGTCGATCCACCAGGGGCAACTGCTCGCCGCCGACCACATCGACAGTCCACTGGCGCACACCGACATCGACGTCGAGTCCTGA